In Egicoccus sp. AB-alg2, a single genomic region encodes these proteins:
- a CDS encoding ABC transporter permease encodes MSTTTPFSPAGYDVDAIVRVAVASDDRPAPPSATTTSLTFAWRALLKIRHVPEQLLDVTVFPVMFLLMFTYLFGGAVAGSTGAYLQEVVPGILVMQVAWISMYTGHTLNRDITKGVHDRFRSLPIWRPATLVGPLLADTVRYTMASTVILGLGWALGFRPQAGATGLVLGIAVLLVFSFSLSWIWTTAGLLLRSENAVFSVGNMVMFPLTFVSNVFVPTETLPGWLQGFVAVNPISLVVTSVRGFVHGSPDLRATGLVLVISAALVAVFGPLTMRLYRHPR; translated from the coding sequence ATGAGCACCACGACACCCTTCTCCCCCGCCGGGTACGACGTGGACGCGATCGTCCGGGTCGCCGTCGCCAGCGACGACCGCCCGGCGCCGCCCTCGGCGACGACGACCTCGCTGACGTTCGCGTGGCGGGCACTGCTGAAGATCCGTCACGTGCCCGAACAACTGCTGGACGTGACGGTGTTCCCGGTGATGTTCCTGCTGATGTTCACCTACCTGTTCGGCGGGGCCGTCGCCGGGTCGACGGGCGCGTACCTGCAGGAGGTCGTGCCGGGCATCCTGGTGATGCAGGTCGCCTGGATCAGCATGTACACCGGCCACACCCTCAACCGGGACATCACCAAGGGCGTCCACGACCGCTTCCGGTCGCTGCCGATCTGGCGTCCCGCGACGCTGGTCGGGCCGCTGCTGGCCGACACGGTCCGCTACACGATGGCGTCGACGGTGATCCTCGGCCTGGGGTGGGCGTTGGGATTCCGGCCACAGGCCGGTGCCACGGGCCTCGTGCTGGGCATCGCCGTGCTGCTGGTGTTCTCGTTCAGCCTGTCGTGGATCTGGACGACGGCGGGCCTGCTGCTGCGCTCGGAGAACGCCGTGTTCTCGGTCGGCAACATGGTCATGTTCCCGCTGACCTTCGTCAGCAACGTGTTCGTGCCGACGGAGACGCTGCCGGGCTGGCTGCAGGGTTTCGTGGCCGTGAACCCGATCAGCCTGGTGGTCACCTCGGTGCGCGGTTTCGTGCACGGGTCACCGGACCTGCGCGCGACCGGGCTGGTGCTGGTGATCAGTGCGGCGCTGGTGGCGGTGTTCGGGCCGCTGACGATGCGGCTGTACCGGCATCCCCGCTAG
- a CDS encoding ATP-binding cassette domain-containing protein encodes MRARDAFAIEADGLTKTYGEVRALDRLHLRVPAGGVHGVLGPNGAGKTTAIRLLATLVPADGGRARVLGHDVTEAPDEVRARVSLTGQFASLDEDLTGLENLVLVARLLGFHRQAAQRRARDLLGAFGLDDAAGRQVKHYSGGMRRRLDIAASIVVRPELLFLDEPTTGLDPTSRGQVWDIVRALVAAGTTVLLTTQYLDEADKLANRIAVIDHGRVIAEGTAGELKASVGGGTLHVRFRQPDDRALGEVVLAEALGATLHLDPDPVALTAQVDDPGRVALALSRLADAGLVPGEFSLGQPSLDEVFLALTGRPAEPTSDREEAAA; translated from the coding sequence ATGCGTGCTCGCGACGCGTTCGCGATCGAGGCCGACGGCCTGACCAAGACCTACGGCGAGGTCCGCGCCCTCGACCGGCTCCACCTGCGTGTCCCCGCCGGCGGGGTCCACGGGGTGCTGGGTCCCAACGGTGCGGGCAAGACCACCGCGATCCGTTTGCTCGCCACGCTCGTACCCGCCGACGGCGGCCGCGCCCGGGTGCTCGGGCACGACGTGACGGAGGCACCCGACGAGGTCCGGGCACGGGTCAGCCTGACCGGGCAGTTCGCCTCGCTCGACGAGGACCTGACCGGCCTGGAGAACCTGGTGCTGGTGGCACGGCTGCTCGGTTTCCACCGGCAGGCCGCCCAGCGGCGTGCCCGCGACCTGCTGGGCGCCTTCGGGCTCGACGATGCCGCCGGACGCCAGGTGAAGCACTACTCGGGCGGCATGCGGCGTCGACTCGACATCGCCGCGTCGATCGTCGTGCGGCCCGAACTGCTGTTCCTCGACGAGCCCACGACCGGCCTGGACCCGACCAGCCGCGGGCAGGTCTGGGACATCGTGCGGGCGCTGGTCGCCGCCGGCACGACGGTGCTGCTGACGACGCAGTACCTCGACGAGGCCGACAAGCTCGCCAACCGGATCGCCGTGATCGACCACGGCCGCGTGATCGCCGAAGGCACCGCCGGCGAGCTCAAGGCATCGGTGGGCGGGGGGACGCTGCACGTCCGGTTCCGCCAGCCCGACGACCGCGCCCTCGGGGAGGTCGTGCTGGCCGAAGCCCTCGGCGCCACGCTCCACCTCGATCCCGACCCCGTGGCCCTGACCGCACAGGTCGACGACCCCGGCCGGGTGGCGTTGGCGCTGAGCCGGCTCGCCGACGCCGGGCTCGTCCCGGGCGAGTTCTCCCTCGGGCAGCCCAGCCTCGACGAGGTCTTCCTGGCGCTGACCGGACGGCCGGCCGAACCCACCAGCGACCGCGAGGAGGCCGCGGCATGA
- a CDS encoding energy-coupling factor transporter transmembrane component T — MTVSARAARLPRPLHPGAWWLWALGLATVATRTFNPLLLGLVLVVAGYVVAARRSTAPWARSFAMFLKLGLVVLTIRLVFQVLLGVPQGTTVLFTLPEADLPDWAAGITLGGAVTLESVVTAFADGLRLATILACVGAANALANPKRLLASLPAALYEVGVAVVVALSFAPSLVTSVQRIRAARRLRGRPDHGLRSVLSVALPVVEDALDRSLALAAAMDSRGYGRRADVPARVRRLTGVLTLTGLLGTSVGVYGVLDAGSPVLMGVPALAFGLVTATLGVRLAGRRTVRSRYRPDPWAGPERLTAACGAVAAAGAFVGAALDPAAMAPTFVPLRLPTLPLVPTLALLVALLPAWLTPPPVAPPVPPADRPRGSTADASRMEVDA, encoded by the coding sequence CTGACCGTGTCCGCCCGTGCCGCACGGCTGCCACGCCCCCTGCACCCGGGGGCGTGGTGGCTGTGGGCGCTGGGGCTGGCCACGGTCGCGACGCGGACGTTCAACCCGCTGCTGCTGGGCCTCGTGCTGGTGGTGGCGGGCTACGTGGTGGCGGCCCGGCGCAGCACCGCCCCGTGGGCCCGGTCGTTCGCGATGTTCCTCAAGCTGGGACTGGTCGTGCTCACCATCCGGCTGGTGTTCCAGGTCCTGCTCGGCGTCCCGCAGGGCACCACGGTGCTGTTCACGCTCCCGGAGGCGGACCTGCCCGACTGGGCGGCCGGGATCACGCTCGGCGGCGCCGTCACCCTCGAGTCGGTCGTCACCGCGTTCGCCGACGGCCTGCGCCTGGCCACGATCCTGGCCTGTGTCGGCGCCGCCAACGCGCTGGCCAACCCCAAGCGCCTGCTGGCGTCGCTGCCGGCCGCGCTGTACGAGGTTGGCGTCGCGGTCGTGGTGGCGCTCTCGTTCGCGCCCTCGCTGGTGACCAGCGTGCAGCGGATCCGCGCCGCCCGGCGCCTGCGTGGCCGCCCCGACCACGGCCTGCGCAGCGTCCTGTCCGTGGCCCTGCCGGTCGTCGAGGACGCCCTCGACCGGTCGCTGGCCTTGGCCGCCGCCATGGACTCCCGCGGCTACGGACGCCGCGCCGACGTCCCGGCGCGGGTGCGCCGGCTCACCGGCGTGCTGACGCTCACGGGCCTGCTCGGCACCAGCGTGGGCGTCTACGGCGTGTTGGACGCCGGCAGCCCCGTGCTTATGGGGGTTCCGGCGCTGGCCTTCGGGCTGGTCACGGCCACCCTCGGCGTGCGCCTGGCCGGCCGCCGCACCGTCCGCAGCCGATACCGGCCCGACCCGTGGGCCGGGCCAGAGCGGTTGACGGCCGCCTGCGGGGCCGTCGCCGCCGCCGGCGCCTTCGTGGGCGCGGCGCTCGACCCGGCCGCGATGGCGCCGACGTTCGTGCCACTGCGCCTGCCGACCCTGCCGCTGGTGCCCACGCTCGCGCTGCTGGTGGCCCTGCTGCCGGCCTGGCTGACCCCGCCTCCGGTAGCACCCCCCGTGCCGCCCGCCGACCGCCCCCGCGGTTCGACCGCGGACGCGTCCCGCATGGAGGTGGACGCGTGA
- a CDS encoding glycine--tRNA ligase: MSDTHPSVTVELATIVELCKQRGIIFPTAEIYGGVRSTWDYGPLGVELKENVKRQWWRTMVQLRDDVVGMEQAILGPTEVWQASGHLANFSDPLVECANCHQRFREDHLREAQLGDERAEGDLVCPNCGKDALGDARNFNLMFRTNMGPIESDASSVWLRPETAQGMFVNFATVQRATRKRPPFGIAQMGKSFRNEITPGNFIFRTREFEQMEMEFFVAPGTDEEWHQYWIDERMDWYTDLGIRRENLRIREHAEDELSHYAKRTVDIEYFFPDASMGWSELEGLANRTDFDLKAHAAASGKDLSYYDQPNDHRYVPYVIEPAAGATRATLAFLFDAYRVEQAPDAKGELQNRTVLKLDKRLAPYKVAVLPLSRKEELTPLAKQVFDAVKVRWMCDYDETQAIGRRYRRQDEIGTPLCVTVDFESVDDKAVTVRDRDTMAQDRVSIDRLVDYLAERLPAC, from the coding sequence GTGTCGGACACGCACCCGAGCGTCACCGTCGAACTCGCCACCATCGTCGAGTTGTGCAAGCAGCGCGGCATCATCTTCCCGACCGCCGAGATCTACGGCGGCGTGCGCTCGACCTGGGACTACGGGCCGTTGGGGGTCGAGCTCAAGGAGAACGTCAAGCGCCAGTGGTGGCGCACCATGGTGCAGCTGCGCGACGACGTGGTGGGTATGGAGCAGGCCATCCTCGGGCCGACCGAGGTCTGGCAGGCCTCCGGGCACCTCGCCAACTTCTCCGACCCGCTGGTCGAGTGCGCCAACTGCCACCAGCGCTTCCGCGAGGACCATCTGCGCGAGGCCCAGCTGGGCGACGAACGGGCAGAGGGCGACCTCGTGTGCCCCAACTGCGGCAAGGACGCACTGGGCGACGCCCGCAACTTCAACCTCATGTTCCGGACCAACATGGGGCCGATCGAGTCCGACGCGTCCAGCGTCTGGCTGCGGCCGGAGACGGCGCAGGGCATGTTCGTGAACTTCGCGACGGTCCAGCGCGCCACCCGCAAGCGCCCGCCGTTCGGCATCGCGCAGATGGGCAAGTCGTTCCGCAACGAGATCACGCCGGGCAACTTCATCTTCCGGACCCGCGAGTTCGAGCAGATGGAGATGGAGTTCTTCGTCGCGCCGGGCACCGACGAGGAATGGCACCAGTACTGGATCGACGAGCGCATGGACTGGTACACGGATCTGGGCATCCGTCGCGAGAACCTGCGCATCCGTGAGCACGCCGAGGACGAGCTGTCCCACTACGCGAAGCGCACGGTGGACATCGAGTACTTCTTCCCGGACGCGTCGATGGGCTGGTCCGAGCTCGAGGGCCTGGCCAACCGCACCGACTTCGACCTGAAGGCGCATGCGGCCGCGTCGGGCAAGGACCTGTCGTATTACGACCAGCCCAACGACCACCGCTACGTGCCGTACGTGATCGAGCCCGCGGCGGGGGCGACGCGCGCGACGCTGGCGTTCCTGTTCGACGCCTACCGGGTCGAGCAGGCCCCCGACGCGAAGGGCGAGCTGCAGAACCGCACGGTGCTGAAGCTCGACAAGCGGCTCGCGCCCTACAAGGTCGCCGTGCTGCCCCTGTCGCGCAAGGAGGAGCTCACGCCGCTGGCGAAGCAGGTCTTCGACGCGGTCAAGGTCCGCTGGATGTGCGACTACGACGAGACCCAGGCCATCGGCCGCCGGTACCGCCGTCAGGACGAGATCGGGACGCCGCTGTGCGTGACGGTCGACTTCGAGTCGGTCGACGACAAGGCGGTGACGGTTCGGGACCGCGACACGATGGCCCAGGACCGGGTCTCGATCGACCGGCTCGTCGACTACCTCGCCGAGCGCCTGCCCGCCTGCTGA
- a CDS encoding ECF transporter S component: protein MSAPTVPPDAGAAVGGRRRGSVRSIRLRPRATLAVLLASSIGLAAFAWPLFVDPGAGVAQLRDAPLLFTLLLPLVLVVVLAEIAEGGIDAKAVAMLGVLTAVGAALRPLGTGVAGFEPVFFLLVLAGRVHGPGFGFVLGATTLFASALTTGGVGPWLPFQMLGAAWVGAGAGLLPPLRGRAELALLALYGALAGLLYGLLLNLSFWPFALPETTAVSFVAGDPLLDNLRRFVAFTLVTSLGFDIPRALVTAGLVLATGRPLLRALRRAARKAAFDAPVTFTAGDGTSGDAGTAASSAARTPPPAPH, encoded by the coding sequence GTGAGCGCCCCGACCGTCCCGCCCGACGCCGGGGCCGCTGTGGGCGGCCGTCGACGCGGTTCGGTGCGCTCGATCCGGCTGCGGCCGCGGGCGACGCTGGCAGTGCTGCTGGCGTCGAGCATCGGCCTGGCTGCCTTCGCGTGGCCGCTGTTCGTGGACCCCGGCGCCGGCGTGGCGCAGCTGCGTGACGCCCCGCTGCTGTTCACGCTCCTCCTGCCGCTGGTGCTGGTGGTGGTGCTGGCGGAGATCGCCGAGGGCGGCATCGACGCCAAGGCGGTGGCGATGCTGGGGGTGCTGACGGCCGTGGGCGCGGCTCTGCGCCCGCTCGGCACGGGCGTGGCCGGCTTCGAGCCCGTGTTCTTCCTGCTGGTCCTCGCCGGCCGGGTGCACGGGCCCGGGTTCGGGTTCGTGCTCGGGGCGACGACGCTGTTCGCCTCGGCACTGACGACCGGCGGGGTGGGTCCGTGGCTGCCGTTCCAGATGCTCGGCGCCGCCTGGGTGGGTGCCGGGGCGGGTCTGCTGCCGCCGCTGCGTGGCCGGGCGGAACTGGCGCTGCTGGCCCTCTACGGCGCCCTGGCCGGCCTGCTCTACGGGTTGCTGCTGAACCTGTCGTTCTGGCCGTTCGCGCTGCCGGAGACGACGGCGGTGTCGTTCGTCGCCGGTGACCCGCTGCTCGACAACCTGCGCCGGTTCGTCGCCTTCACGCTGGTCACCTCGCTCGGATTCGACATCCCGCGGGCGCTGGTCACCGCCGGGCTGGTGCTGGCCACGGGCCGGCCACTGCTGCGGGCCCTGCGCCGGGCCGCCCGCAAGGCGGCGTTCGACGCGCCCGTGACCTTCACCGCCGGCGACGGCACTAGCGGGGATGCCGGTACAGCCGCATCGTCAGCGGCCCGAACACCGCCACCAGCGCCGCACTGA
- a CDS encoding ABC transporter ATP-binding protein, whose translation MIRFEQVGVTYHGADRPALHDIDLEVPEGELCLVVGRTGSGKSTLLRTVNGLVPHFTGGTLHGRVTVAGRDTRLHPPRELADVVGVVGQDPRSSFVTDTVEEELAYGMESLGLPGDVMRRRVEETLDLLGLVDLRNRPLEQLSGGQRQRVAIGAVLTAHPRVLVLDEPTSALDPPAAEEVLAALQRLVHDLGVTVLLAEHRLERVVQYADRVIHVPGDGRALQVGEPAEVLRSTPVAPPVVELGRLAGWQPLPLSVRDARRRAPELRERLASAHRRRRPSHDADAQMVAAARGVSVRLGPVLALQHVDLDVAAGEVVAVMGRNGAGKSTLLRSFVGLHRPLTGTVTVAGDDPATLAPRDLVRHVGLVPQEPADLLYADTVAQECGQADRDAGAPAGSCRRLLERLVPGLDDERHPRDLSEGQRLGLVLALVLVGEPPLLLLDEPTRGLDYRAKERLAGLLQDFAADGTAIVLATHDVELAAEIATRTVVIADGEVVADGPTDEVVVGSPAFAPQVAKVLAPAVWLTPSEVADALAVLP comes from the coding sequence GTGATCCGATTCGAGCAGGTGGGCGTCACCTACCACGGCGCGGACCGGCCCGCCCTCCACGACATCGACCTCGAGGTGCCCGAGGGCGAGCTGTGCCTCGTCGTCGGACGGACCGGCTCGGGCAAGTCGACGCTGCTGCGCACCGTGAACGGCCTGGTCCCGCACTTCACCGGCGGCACGCTGCACGGGCGGGTGACGGTCGCCGGCCGCGACACGCGCCTGCATCCGCCGCGCGAGTTGGCCGACGTGGTCGGCGTGGTGGGGCAGGACCCCCGCTCCAGTTTCGTCACCGACACGGTCGAGGAGGAACTGGCCTACGGGATGGAGTCGCTCGGGCTGCCCGGCGACGTGATGCGCCGGCGCGTCGAGGAGACCCTGGACCTGCTCGGGCTCGTCGACCTGCGAAACCGACCCCTGGAGCAGCTCTCGGGCGGCCAGCGGCAGCGGGTCGCGATCGGTGCGGTGCTCACGGCCCATCCGCGGGTGCTGGTGCTGGACGAGCCCACCTCGGCGCTGGACCCGCCGGCGGCCGAGGAGGTGCTGGCCGCACTGCAGCGGCTGGTCCACGACCTGGGCGTCACGGTGCTGCTCGCCGAGCACCGGCTGGAGCGGGTCGTGCAGTACGCCGACCGGGTGATCCACGTGCCCGGTGACGGTCGCGCCCTGCAGGTCGGCGAGCCGGCCGAGGTACTGCGTTCCACGCCGGTCGCCCCGCCGGTGGTCGAGTTGGGGCGCTTGGCCGGCTGGCAGCCGCTGCCGCTGTCGGTGCGCGACGCCCGCCGCCGCGCCCCGGAGCTGCGCGAACGGCTCGCGTCCGCCCACCGGCGACGTCGCCCGAGCCACGACGCCGACGCGCAGATGGTGGCCGCCGCGCGCGGGGTGTCGGTCCGGCTGGGGCCGGTGCTCGCCCTGCAGCACGTCGACCTCGACGTCGCCGCCGGCGAGGTGGTCGCCGTCATGGGGCGCAACGGCGCCGGCAAGTCGACGCTGCTGCGCAGCTTCGTCGGCCTGCACCGCCCGCTCACCGGCACCGTGACCGTCGCGGGCGACGACCCGGCGACGCTGGCGCCGCGGGACCTCGTCCGTCACGTCGGCCTGGTCCCACAGGAGCCGGCGGACCTGCTGTACGCGGACACGGTGGCCCAGGAGTGCGGCCAGGCCGACCGGGACGCCGGTGCCCCCGCCGGCAGCTGCCGGCGCCTGCTGGAGCGCCTCGTGCCCGGCCTGGACGACGAACGCCATCCCCGCGACCTCTCCGAAGGGCAACGGCTGGGGCTGGTGCTCGCCCTGGTGCTGGTCGGCGAACCGCCGCTGCTCCTGCTCGACGAGCCCACCCGCGGCCTGGACTACCGGGCCAAGGAACGCCTGGCCGGCCTGCTGCAGGACTTCGCCGCCGACGGCACCGCGATCGTGCTCGCCACCCACGACGTGGAACTGGCCGCGGAGATCGCGACCCGCACCGTCGTGATCGCCGACGGCGAGGTGGTCGCCGACGGCCCCACCGACGAGGTCGTCGTCGGCTCGCCGGCGTTCGCGCCCCAGGTCGCCAAGGTGCTGGCACCGGCGGTGTGGCTCACGCCCAGCGAGGTGGCCGACGCGCTGGCGGTGCTGCCGTGA